In Aspergillus luchuensis IFO 4308 DNA, chromosome 1, nearly complete sequence, the following are encoded in one genomic region:
- the POA1_1 gene encoding ADP-ribose 1''-phosphate phosphatase (COG:S;~EggNog:ENOG410PNTE;~InterPro:IPR002589,IPR043472;~PFAM:PF01661): MEPRSTTGGLLEIQGSLFDAPEGAALIHACNCRGTWGKGIARVFRSNYPAAYEVYRSHCRQFSSKPRYNTITTSDGTRKAQLPEGTALIIPPQKRDYENDRRKRHWIICLFTSRGLGRMVSPEDIVLENTELAIADMKRQLDHIEDQEGRLLDLWSCRFNSGLFGVEWARSREILEKSGLDVTVVTPADD; encoded by the exons ATGGAGCCAAGAAGCACTACAGGGGGTCTCTTAGAGATTCAAGGTAGCCTGTTCGATGCTCCAGAGGGAGCAGCGCTGATCC ATGCATGTAACTGCCGTGGCACCTGGGGGAAGGGAATAGCAAGAGTCTTCCGAAGCAAT TACCCCGCTGCATATGAGGTTTATCGATCCCACTGCCGACAATTTTCTTCCAAGCCCAGATACAATACTATCACAACAAGCGATGGCACACGAAAAGCTCAACTGCCAGAGGGGACTGCTCTCATAATTCCACCACAGAAGAGAGATTATGAGAATGACCGCAGGAAACGCCATTGGATAATCTGCCTTTTCACGTCAAGAGGGCTCGGAAGGATGGTCAGTCCTGAAGATATAGTGCTGGAGAACACCGAGCTTGCCATTGCAGATATGAAGAGACAACTTGATCACATTGAAGACCAAGAGGGTAGACTTCTTGATCTCTGGTCGTGTCGGTTCAACTCTGGGTTGTTTGGCGTGGAGTGGGCTCGCTCAAGGGAGATATTAGAGAAGTCGGGACTTGATGTTACAGTGGTGACGCCGGCTGACGACTGA
- the POA1_2 gene encoding MIF domain protein (COG:S;~EggNog:ENOG410PNTE;~InterPro:IPR001398,IPR014347;~PFAM:PF01187) has product MTARRHRIDFSLRRRRNDLSNTSSGSISPPVPVLQSPVTFQAFASVNVSEATLKQKNKLERAPVRPSMFLEEKDDDEAPISALTGGAPLDVKPAHVERKSVEEKPMTRTKSQYFEDAFSTRGPLTSPRTQISQDSVVVVEIKVNTKVKEMESLVSNISSHMARIFQKSETLMMTTIQEDACIQFGRVNLPAYLMKVFALPYLIAPITNLRSTILIQAALQEILHVAPNRGVILYIPIPEENFATNGVTMMGEIARLERSSPDHGSGLFKTVSRTMSRRLKSTSSQSAPISVATTSSWACGGTQAPSQGKESLASDATDSDVKSKSGTKSRGFRHFLNRQGSERNGKSGDTR; this is encoded by the exons ATGACCGCAAGGCGCCACAGGATTGACTTTTCCCTGCGAAGACGGCGTAACGATTTGTCGAACACGTCGTCCGGCAGTATATCACCACCAGTACCTGTTCTCCAGTCACCTGTCACGTTTCAAGCATTTGCATCAGTTAATGTCTCCGAGGCAACACTCAAGCAGAAGAATAAACTAGAAAGGGCACCTGTGAGGCCATCCATGTTCttagaagagaaggatgatgatgaggcccCGATTTCTGCTCTGACTGGCGGTGCACCTCTGGATGTCAAGCCAGCTCATGTAGAGCGGAAGAGTGTTGAGGAGAAGCCGATGACTCGAACGAAAAGCCAGTACTTCGAAGACGCCTTTAGCACAAGGGGTCCGTTGACCTCACCCAGAACCCAGATCAGCCAGGATTCGGTTGTGGTGGTAGAGATAAAGGTTAACACCAAG GTCAAAGAAATGGAGTCGCTTGTCTCGAACATTTCGTCCCATATGGCACGCATCTTCCAGAAATCCGAAACACTTATGATGACCACTATTCAAGAAGACGCGTGTATCCAATTCGGGAGAGTAAATCTACCAGCCTACCTGATGAAAGTCTTTGCGCTGCCATACCTCATCGCACCGATAACCAACCTTCGTAGCACCATTCTGATCCAGGCAGCACTGCAAGAAATCCTCCATGTGGCTCCAAACCGAGGAGTCATCTTATATATTCCAATTCCAGAAGAGAACTTCGCGACCAACGGAGTGACAATGATGGGTGAAATTGCCCGTTTGGAGCGCTCTTCCCCAGATCACGGCTCTGGTCTATTCAAAACCGTCTCACGAACCATGAGTCGGAGACTGAAATCCACCAGCTCGCAGAGCGCGCCTATTTCAGTTGCAACTACATCTTCCTGGGCTTGTGGTGGCACACAGGCGCCATCGCAGGGCAAAGAGTCACTAGCAAGTGATGCTACGGATAGCGATGTCAAGTCGAAGTCAGGTACAAAATCCAGGGGCTTCCGTCATTTTCTTAACCGTCAAGGTTCAGAGCGGAATGGAAAGTCCGGGGATACGCGGTAG
- a CDS encoding DUF504 domain-containing protein (COG:S;~EggNog:ENOG410Q24J;~InterPro:IPR040459;~PFAM:PF04457) has product MASEPSTETQQKVQDALEQDYERSSTPQPNAQSRTPTPTSFETEYNSVTLGSQKPEPVENRLRPAADIINRIIWDPAFDGTNYVIGYEDRFEGRLESGFNAWKKETTDEEFIPQHRILYIKRRSDGEIVWDRRRRIDKIFLSGNSAFDYLGFLA; this is encoded by the exons ATGGCTTCAGAACCATCGACCGAGACGCAGCAGAAAGTTCAGGATGCCCTGGAGCAGGACTACGAGCGTAGCTCGACACCCCAGCCGAATGCTCAATCAAGAACACCAACGCCTACTTCCTTCGAGACGGAGTATAACTCTGTCACGTTAGGATCACAGAAGCCGGAGCCTGTGGAGAATAGACTTCGCCCTGCAGCAG ACATAATCAACCGTATTATCTGGGACCCTGCCTTCGATGGTACCAATTACGTTATTGGGTATGAAGATCGATTCGAAGGACGCTTGGAGTCTGGTTTCAATGcgtggaagaaagagacaacCGACGAGGAATTCATTCCTCAACACCGGATCCTCTATATCAAACGTCGGTCGGATGGAGAGATCGTGTGGGACAGGAGACGGAGAATCGACAAGATATTCTTGAGTGGCAACTCTGCCTTTGACTATCTTGGGTTTTTGGCTTGA
- a CDS encoding MIND complex subunit MTW1 (BUSCO:EOG09264DY4;~COG:S;~EggNog:ENOG410PMW0;~InterPro:IPR008685;~PFAM:PF05859;~go_component: GO:0000775 - chromosome, centromeric region [Evidence IEA];~go_component: GO:0005634 - nucleus [Evidence IEA];~go_process: GO:0000278 - mitotic cell cycle [Evidence IEA]): protein MSDATTSLLTEHFSYTPLSLIDDIINSINNLIYQAISSLETGLLGTPPERLGFSHANNGSTIPDTDEDGNVIYPEAQLEIENGLHRLETLLEATVDKTFDKFELFVLRNTFKVPDDLMGWIRLKHYENLNLEPPSDAPTPETISAQRKKLHETKKLNRVLKQESARNEAVIAQLRSILSNAQTAKQENGVTPNGQPNLDLSFLTSSPAAQQLRVGAATGSNTQHTPITTNATFILSQLPALQALLKELRPKLATLPQSGDKLDTEPKADARREYIESRVRLHLERAGQLAVGSDTTTVVAGRKIDIAEAQALEAVTGMLTQGDKKSA, encoded by the exons ATGAGTGACGCGACAACTTCCCTGCTCACAGAGCATTTCAGCTATACGCCCCTA TCTCTCATAGATGACATTATCAACTCGATCAACAACTTAATCTATCAAGCTATTTCAAGTCTAGAAACAGGTCTACTGGGCACGCCTCCGGAGCGTCTGGGTTTCTCGCATGCGAACAATGGCTCGACTATACCTGACACCGACGAAGACGGGAATGTTATCTACCCAGAAGCACAGCTGGAAATCGAAAATGGACTACATCGGCTAGAAACACTGCTCGAGGCGACAGTCGACAAAACTTTCGATAAGTTTGAGCTTTTCGTGCTGCGCAATACGTTCAAGGTACCCGACGATCTGATGGGATGGATTCGGCTGAAGCACTACGAG AATCTGAACTTGGAGCCCCCCTCCGATGCCCCCACTCCAGAGACGATTTCCGCCCAGCGGAAGAAGTTACACGAAACCAAGAAGTTGAATCGGGTGCTGAAACAGGAAAGCGCACGTAATGAGGCCGTAATTGCTCAGTTACGCTCCATCCTGTCGAATGCGCAGACCGCAAAACAGGAGAATGGTGTCACGCCCAACGGTCAACCAAACCTGGACTTGTCTTTCTTGACTTCTAGCCCAGCTGCACAGCAGCTACGTGTCGGTGCCGCTACCGGATCAAACACCCAACATACGCCGATCACCACGAACGCTACGTTCATATTGTCTCAGCTCCCTGCTCTACAAGCGCTGCTTAAGGAGCTCCGGCCGAAATTGGCGACTCTACCACAGTCCGGAGATAAACTGGATACGGAACCCAAAGCCGATGCGAGACGCGAGTACATTGAGAGCAGGGTTAGGCTGCACCTCGAAAGGGCAGGTCAGTTGGCGGTCGGTAGTGATACTACCACCGTCGTTGCCGGCCGTAAGATTGATATTGCAGAGGCACAGGCTCTCGAGGCCGTTACGGGAATGCTTACGCAAGGTGACAAGAAATCAGCTTAA
- a CDS encoding dihydroorotase (BUSCO:EOG092649QJ;~COG:F;~EggNog:ENOG410PGPI;~InterPro:IPR004721,IPR006680,IPR002195,IPR032466;~MEROPS:MER0061068;~PFAM:PF01979;~go_function: GO:0004151 - dihydroorotase activity [Evidence IEA];~go_function: GO:0016787 - hydrolase activity [Evidence IEA];~go_function: GO:0016812 - hydrolase activity, acting on carbon-nitrogen (but not peptide) bonds, in cyclic amides [Evidence IEA];~go_process: GO:0019856 - pyrimidine nucleobase biosynthetic process [Evidence IEA]), with product MLFPRIFRPNLVIPRYSKFYYCSGKRMPLSKLQGVKLPASADFHVHLRDGDMMELVTPTIRQGGVNTVFVMPNLVPPVTTVDRALEYKQRLQAIEPNVNYLMSLYLHETITPETIIDAKKRGITGVKSYPAGVTTNSSSGVIDYTQFYPVFAEMERQDMILNLHGEVPSKGDVTVLTAEERFLPTLLQLHEKFPKLRIILEHCTTAAAVEAVKKCGPTVAGTITAHHLSIIIDSWAGDPFCFCKPVAKTPADRDALLRAAASGNPKFFFGSDSAPHPAVSKRGGDKIAAGVFTQPHTTQLVIDAFEQACQNGVLKEEDITPEIIEGFMSKFGRNFYGIGEEQKEFIVIDKKDEKIPNILKSDKVDVVPFRRDQQTWSVSWSA from the exons ATGCTGTTTCCTCGAATCTTCAGACCTAATTTGGTTATACCTCGGTACTCAAAGTTCTACTATTGTTCGGGAAAAAGAATGCCTCTCTCCAAGCTGCAGGGCGTGAAGCTCCCCGCTTCCGCGGACTTTCATG TGCATCTTCGCGATGGTGATATGATGGAGCTTGTTACTCCTACTATTAGACAGGGTGGTGTCAACACCGTTTTTGTTATG CCGAACTTGGTCCCTCCCGTGACCACCGTTGACCGCGCGCTTGAGTACAAGCAGCGTCTGCAGGCCATTGAGCCCAATGTGAACTATCTCATGTCTCTGTATCTCCATGAGACTATCACCCCGGAGACCATCATCGATGCCAAGAAGCGCGGCATCACTGGCGTCAAGAGTTACCCGGCCGGTGTCACTACTAACTCCTCCTCGGGCGTCATCGACTACACTCAGTTCTACCCCGTCTTCGCTGAGATGGAGCGTCAGGATATGATCCTCAACCTGCACGGTGAAGTCCCATCCAAGGGCGATGTGACCGTTTTGACAGCAGAGGAGCGCTTCCTGCCAACCCTGCTCCAGCTGCACGAGAAATTTCCCAAGCTGAGGATCATTCTCGAGCActgcaccaccgccgctgCGGTTGAGGCTGTCAAGAAGTGTGGCCCTACTGTTGCCGGAACAA TCACGGCCCATCACCTGTCGATCATCATCGACTCCTGGGCTGGAGATCCGTTCTGCTTCTGCAAGCCGGTCGCCAAGACGCCCGCGGATCGTGATGCCCTTTTGCGCGCAGCAGCCTCCGGTAACCCCAAGTTCTTCTTCGGATCCGACAGCGCACCTCACCCGGCCGTGTCCAAGAGAGGAGGCGATAAGATCGCAGCCGGTGTGTTCACTCAGCCCCACACCACCCAGCTTGTCATCGACGCGTTCGAGCAAGCTTGCCAGAATGGCGtcttgaaggaggaagacatcACCCCCGAGATTATTGAGGGTTTCATGAGCAAGTTTGGTCGCAATTTCTATGGCATTGGCGAAGAGCAGAAGGagttcatcgtcatcgataagaaggatgagaagatcCCGAACATCTTGAAGTCGGACAAGGTGGATGTTGTTCCATTCAGACGGGACCAGCAGACATGGAGCGTGTCGTGGTCTGCATGA